One Sinorhizobium sp. BG8 DNA window includes the following coding sequences:
- a CDS encoding ion channel, with translation MIELSAPNPILEVILGTLTMIAVIFVHGAGIRLINRRFNRAWIRLTAATPLWRLDLLLALTIGSLASLHFAETLLWAAPLVLLDIIPTLRDSYYFVLESYTTLGDGSVTLPDHWRLIGPIIAMSGLFTFGWTVGVLVNIMTAYGKADRERAERQNGAVPAKTD, from the coding sequence ATGATCGAGCTTTCAGCCCCCAATCCAATCTTGGAAGTCATCCTCGGCACCCTAACGATGATCGCCGTCATCTTTGTTCACGGCGCAGGCATTCGACTGATCAATCGGCGCTTCAATAGGGCTTGGATTCGGCTGACCGCTGCCACTCCACTTTGGCGGCTCGACCTGCTGCTCGCACTAACGATCGGCTCATTGGCGTCGTTGCACTTCGCAGAGACTTTACTCTGGGCCGCACCGCTCGTGTTGCTGGATATAATTCCCACCCTTCGTGACAGCTACTATTTCGTCCTTGAGAGCTACACCACGCTTGGCGATGGCTCCGTCACATTGCCCGACCATTGGCGGCTGATCGGGCCAATCATAGCAATGTCAGGGCTTTTCACGTTTGGCTGGACGGTTGGCGTTCTGGTGAACATCATGACAGCCTATGGAAAGGCCGACAGAGAACGGGCCGAGCGCCAAAACGGTGCAGTTCCTGCAAAGACGGACTAG
- a CDS encoding hydantoinase B/oxoprolinase family protein, which yields MSIDPVTVAVIGSALKAAVGEIGDALRRSSHSPIIREMLDYSCAVFNRKGEAIAEDANIPALLGSMTYSMPFLLAENPPETIDPGDMFIGNDPYRGCTHTPDIHIFAPVFHGGKIVAWIGNLAHHTDIGGPNPGTEGFANRSVYEEGLRFPWVKIMEGGRECVPVLRYFENNTRDPVSSMGDLRAQIASANLGIRRITAIIDRFGVEAFQDALAERLLQSERRTRQVLAGVADGTGFAEGFLDDDGIGGEPVRIAIKVQKEGDTLTVDFTGTAPQMKGGMNCSRTAALSAVIFAVKAAFDPDADQTAGALRPLNVILPPKSAVNPSFPAAVSLRHLAAQRIADTLIRAIAQFKPDLQVAGAFVGFSSMAVECVHPRNGLTVVMADDLGGGMGGNTIHDGLSAVDPYMGNIGLLPMEICEQQYPIRIATTELVPDSGGAGEKRGGLAIRRVYEFLDDCDVVFYTEQTKNEFAPWGLSGGKAGKPARLTLHRADGETLNITKNRLNISRGDKLETITGGGGGWGSPAGRDRSAVLSDINEGKITMEAARSEYGYVQ from the coding sequence ATGAGCATTGATCCTGTGACTGTTGCTGTGATCGGAAGCGCGCTGAAAGCTGCGGTCGGTGAAATCGGGGACGCTTTGCGCAGGAGCTCACATTCTCCGATTATTCGGGAAATGCTCGATTATTCCTGCGCGGTCTTCAACCGGAAGGGCGAGGCGATCGCCGAGGATGCGAACATTCCCGCCCTCCTCGGATCGATGACCTATTCAATGCCGTTCCTGCTCGCGGAGAACCCACCCGAGACGATTGACCCGGGTGACATGTTTATCGGCAACGATCCGTATCGCGGCTGCACCCACACACCGGACATCCATATCTTTGCGCCCGTGTTCCATGGCGGTAAGATCGTCGCGTGGATCGGGAACCTTGCGCACCACACCGATATTGGTGGGCCCAATCCCGGCACTGAGGGATTTGCAAACAGATCAGTCTACGAAGAGGGGCTGAGGTTTCCGTGGGTCAAGATCATGGAGGGCGGCCGCGAGTGCGTGCCTGTCCTGCGCTACTTTGAAAACAACACCCGTGACCCGGTCTCGAGCATGGGGGATCTTCGGGCGCAGATCGCCTCGGCCAACCTCGGGATTCGTCGCATCACCGCGATCATCGATCGGTTCGGCGTGGAGGCTTTTCAGGATGCCTTGGCGGAACGCTTGCTCCAGTCGGAGCGCCGCACCCGGCAAGTGCTTGCCGGCGTAGCCGACGGGACCGGTTTTGCAGAGGGGTTCCTGGACGATGACGGAATTGGCGGCGAGCCAGTCCGTATCGCCATCAAGGTTCAAAAGGAGGGCGACACTCTCACCGTCGACTTCACCGGAACCGCGCCTCAGATGAAGGGCGGAATGAATTGTTCGCGCACAGCAGCCCTGTCTGCCGTGATCTTTGCAGTCAAGGCCGCCTTCGATCCGGACGCAGACCAGACCGCCGGCGCGCTTCGCCCACTCAATGTAATCCTTCCACCGAAATCAGCGGTGAATCCCTCGTTCCCCGCGGCTGTAAGCCTGCGCCATCTCGCAGCCCAGCGGATCGCCGATACGTTGATCCGTGCTATCGCGCAGTTCAAACCTGATCTTCAGGTTGCCGGCGCATTCGTGGGCTTTTCGAGCATGGCGGTCGAGTGCGTGCATCCGCGGAATGGGTTGACTGTCGTCATGGCAGACGACCTTGGGGGAGGAATGGGAGGTAATACCATTCATGACGGTCTGTCGGCGGTCGACCCGTACATGGGCAACATTGGTTTGCTACCCATGGAGATCTGTGAACAGCAATATCCAATCCGGATTGCGACGACAGAACTTGTTCCTGACAGCGGCGGCGCCGGCGAAAAACGCGGAGGTCTGGCAATTCGCCGGGTCTACGAGTTTCTCGATGACTGCGATGTCGTCTTCTACACCGAGCAGACCAAGAATGAATTTGCGCCCTGGGGACTCTCAGGCGGCAAGGCGGGCAAACCTGCGCGCCTCACGCTTCATCGCGCAGACGGCGAGACACTGAACATCACCAAGAACCGCCTAAACATTTCTCGAGGCGACAAGCTTGAAACGATCACCGGTGGTGGTGGTGGGTGGGGTAGTCCTGCCGGGCGCGATCGGAGTGCTGTGCTCTCAGACATTAACGAGGGCAAGATCACCATGGAAGCAGCTCGCTCGGAATACGGCTACGTGCAGTGA
- a CDS encoding hydantoinase/oxoprolinase family protein, giving the protein MERRIGIDTGGTFTDCVLVDQVAGKTFVEKVPSRPDHPEEAMLDGIIRLLDKAGLSPQDVDAVVHGTTIATNMVIEETFAPAGVLATSGCRDVIEVATQQRTQPYELLHPPKQVLIPRNHRHEVSGRIAAGGEVVNGLDEDAARQAVRRMREDGVRSFAVTGVFSFVNPAHERRLVEIIDEEAPEAYAVASSSISREAREYPRFATTAINAALAPRLDPYIRGLLERLKDSDFRAHLLIMQSSGGIATASRCMGERAHHLVLSGPAAAVVGAQNVCETVGIDNLVTLDVGGTSADIAIISNGDVRVGFEMKLPGGMPLHVPNIQIETIGAGGGSIAWVDTGGALQVGPRSAGADPGPACFRKGGTAPTVTDAQLVLNRLGPSGLIGGGLKLDRDAAIAAVGEIAQKLSVTVEQAAHGIVSVMEANMAGAIQRTATSYGEDLREYALLAAGGAGGLGVCSVADSLGIPKVVIPPHPGLLSAAGLLRSELRHDISEPMLIDVEVANPSDISAVHCKLEGEMLSDLTEDGLRQEQCRFENALDLRYFGQEYAVTLKVLPDEDISEIVKRFHAQHERLYGYSAPGSRVEITAVRCVGIGMVASASAPRAESAARTMPPSVRKVWFESAHDYVDTMIVHRSELSSGMTIQGPAIIEQFDTTTVIPPCWIGHYDENDYIILERTK; this is encoded by the coding sequence ATGGAGAGGCGCATCGGAATTGACACGGGGGGCACCTTTACAGATTGCGTGCTCGTCGATCAGGTAGCGGGGAAGACTTTTGTAGAGAAAGTTCCATCCCGGCCGGATCACCCCGAAGAGGCCATGCTCGACGGGATTATTCGGCTGCTCGACAAAGCCGGCTTAAGCCCGCAGGATGTGGATGCCGTTGTTCACGGTACGACCATTGCGACGAACATGGTCATCGAGGAGACATTTGCACCCGCTGGCGTGCTTGCGACCTCTGGCTGCCGTGATGTCATAGAGGTTGCCACCCAGCAGCGCACGCAGCCCTACGAGTTACTTCATCCTCCCAAGCAGGTCCTTATCCCCCGCAATCATCGCCACGAAGTTAGCGGCCGCATCGCGGCCGGCGGCGAGGTCGTCAACGGACTTGACGAGGACGCGGCCCGCCAGGCTGTGCGCAGGATGCGTGAGGACGGGGTCCGGTCCTTCGCCGTCACGGGCGTCTTTTCCTTCGTCAATCCGGCGCATGAGCGACGCCTCGTCGAGATCATCGACGAAGAGGCACCCGAGGCCTATGCGGTCGCTTCCTCGTCCATTTCCCGCGAGGCTCGCGAATATCCGCGATTTGCCACAACCGCAATCAACGCGGCGCTGGCACCCCGTCTCGACCCCTACATCCGCGGCCTTCTCGAGCGGCTCAAGGACTCGGATTTCCGGGCGCATCTCCTCATCATGCAGAGCAGCGGCGGCATTGCTACGGCCAGCCGCTGCATGGGCGAGCGGGCGCATCATTTGGTTCTGTCAGGGCCAGCCGCAGCCGTTGTCGGTGCCCAGAATGTCTGCGAGACCGTCGGCATCGACAATCTCGTGACACTCGATGTTGGTGGCACCAGTGCGGATATCGCCATTATAAGCAACGGCGATGTCCGGGTCGGCTTCGAGATGAAGCTGCCGGGGGGCATGCCTCTTCACGTGCCGAACATCCAGATCGAAACGATTGGCGCAGGCGGAGGCTCGATCGCCTGGGTCGATACGGGTGGCGCACTTCAGGTCGGACCGCGAAGCGCAGGCGCTGACCCGGGCCCGGCATGCTTCCGGAAAGGTGGCACCGCTCCAACCGTGACCGACGCGCAACTCGTGTTGAACCGGCTTGGCCCATCGGGGCTGATTGGCGGCGGACTCAAGCTGGATCGCGACGCGGCTATCGCGGCGGTCGGCGAGATTGCCCAGAAGCTGTCAGTCACCGTGGAACAGGCGGCACATGGCATAGTCTCCGTGATGGAGGCGAACATGGCGGGCGCCATCCAGCGGACCGCGACCAGCTACGGCGAGGATTTGCGGGAATATGCTCTCCTTGCCGCGGGCGGCGCCGGCGGCCTCGGTGTCTGTAGCGTCGCGGATTCGCTCGGCATTCCTAAAGTCGTGATCCCGCCGCATCCGGGGCTGCTCAGTGCAGCTGGTCTGCTGCGTTCGGAGCTGCGCCACGACATTTCCGAGCCGATGCTCATCGATGTCGAGGTGGCAAACCCATCAGACATTTCCGCAGTCCACTGCAAGCTCGAAGGCGAGATGCTTTCTGATCTGACCGAAGACGGCCTGAGGCAGGAGCAGTGCCGCTTCGAAAACGCCCTGGATCTCAGGTATTTCGGACAGGAGTATGCCGTAACGCTGAAGGTTCTTCCGGACGAGGACATCAGTGAGATCGTTAAGCGGTTCCACGCGCAGCACGAGCGGCTGTACGGCTACTCCGCGCCTGGTTCTCGGGTGGAAATCACCGCAGTCCGCTGCGTTGGGATAGGCATGGTGGCGAGCGCGTCCGCGCCACGCGCCGAAAGTGCCGCGCGGACAATGCCTCCCAGCGTCCGCAAGGTCTGGTTCGAGAGTGCCCATGACTATGTCGACACGATGATCGTCCATCGCTCGGAGCTAAGTTCCGGCATGACAATCCAGGGGCCGGCGATCATCGAGCAATTCGACACGACCACCGTCATTCCGCCCTGCTGGATCGGGCACTACGACGAAAACGACTACATCATTCTGGAGCGGACGAAATGA
- a CDS encoding FAD-dependent oxidoreductase — translation MPNHTRFDAAQHVPVWQDALPKLPALPPLDRDISADLAIVGGGFVGLWCALKARERWPDAHIVVIEAGLCGDAASGRNGGFCAPSISHGVSNAATRWRSEAETLVRLGRQNLDDFEEDLATYGMDCEFQRCGKLNVAARPWQIDALQKLKAIYDRLGIEAELLTGPALRRRLDSPVYSAGLFETNYALIHPGKLVSGLRATCLANGIEIYEKTRATELSHSRDGAVIDTPEARLTASKVALATNAEVPLLRQLRRTILPVFDYSLATAPLTEEQFKSIGWTGDHGIADTGNQFHYFRKTADNRILWGGYDAIYYRGWRRDGALLDREKTFSTLAANFSAAFPSLDGVKFDYSWGGIIDTSARMTLFAGTSMQGQLAYALGFTGQGVSASRFAALVMLDLLEGRRTERTELRMVRSFPVPFPPEPLTDFAVRWSQRDLAREDETGRRSLMLRAMDRLGIGFAS, via the coding sequence TTGCCGAACCATACTCGATTTGACGCAGCCCAGCACGTCCCGGTCTGGCAGGACGCATTGCCGAAGCTGCCAGCGCTTCCGCCATTAGACCGTGACATCTCCGCCGACCTGGCCATCGTCGGCGGAGGATTTGTCGGGCTCTGGTGCGCACTCAAGGCTCGCGAACGCTGGCCGGATGCGCACATCGTCGTCATAGAGGCTGGTCTATGCGGCGACGCCGCAAGTGGCCGCAACGGTGGTTTCTGCGCGCCGAGCATCTCGCATGGCGTGTCAAACGCCGCGACGCGGTGGCGCTCGGAGGCAGAGACACTGGTCCGCCTTGGACGACAGAACCTCGATGATTTCGAGGAGGATCTGGCGACCTATGGCATGGACTGCGAATTTCAGCGATGCGGAAAACTGAACGTGGCCGCAAGGCCCTGGCAGATCGATGCGTTGCAAAAGCTGAAGGCGATATATGACCGCTTGGGCATCGAGGCTGAACTTCTGACAGGCCCCGCGCTTCGCAGACGACTGGATTCGCCAGTCTATTCCGCAGGTCTCTTCGAGACGAACTATGCACTGATTCATCCCGGAAAACTCGTAAGCGGGCTCAGAGCGACCTGCCTCGCAAATGGGATCGAGATCTACGAGAAGACACGCGCTACAGAGTTGTCACACAGCCGGGATGGGGCGGTGATCGATACACCTGAGGCCCGTTTGACGGCCTCAAAGGTCGCCCTGGCCACCAATGCCGAGGTACCGCTTCTGCGGCAACTGCGGCGCACCATTCTGCCCGTGTTTGATTATTCTCTGGCGACGGCGCCGCTGACTGAGGAACAGTTCAAGTCGATCGGCTGGACTGGGGACCACGGTATCGCGGATACAGGGAACCAGTTTCATTATTTCCGCAAGACCGCCGACAATCGCATCCTCTGGGGTGGGTACGATGCGATCTATTATCGGGGGTGGCGCCGCGACGGGGCACTGCTTGATCGCGAGAAAACGTTCTCGACGCTTGCAGCGAATTTTTCCGCAGCTTTCCCGTCCCTTGATGGCGTGAAGTTCGACTATAGCTGGGGCGGGATCATCGACACGTCCGCCCGTATGACACTCTTCGCCGGCACATCCATGCAGGGGCAGCTTGCCTATGCGCTAGGTTTCACAGGCCAGGGCGTGTCTGCCTCGCGGTTTGCCGCGCTGGTCATGCTTGACCTCCTGGAAGGCAGGCGGACCGAGCGGACGGAGTTGCGCATGGTACGCAGTTTCCCTGTCCCGTTCCCGCCCGAGCCACTCACGGATTTCGCCGTGCGCTGGTCGCAACGAGATCTGGCGCGTGAGGACGAGACTGGTCGGCGTTCACTTATGCTTCGCGCGATGGACCGGCTAGGCATTGGCTTTGCGTCCTGA
- a CDS encoding TetR/AcrR family transcriptional regulator: MTDIWQMRGSFSVKAPVEQNNSKQVRQKIRPKTRLTKERLIEGALLALAEEGAAGATTRLIAEKAQVPLGTLHYHFETKEALLYSVLDRLGSGLAFRLRSGTAGSKTLEECIARALDTDWEVVCESFDNQIVQYELTFYALRNKDMAWIAKSQYENYIRFHSDVFSTFFTDPSPDVLKKINRLASFAMAGIDGIITQELVFRGTQDVEDLKVATIALARHLGLLGAA, from the coding sequence ATGACGGACATATGGCAAATGCGAGGCTCGTTTAGCGTGAAAGCCCCTGTTGAGCAGAACAACAGCAAACAAGTACGTCAGAAGATACGACCGAAGACCCGTCTCACCAAAGAGAGACTCATCGAGGGCGCTTTGCTGGCTCTGGCTGAAGAGGGCGCGGCAGGCGCTACGACACGCCTGATCGCCGAAAAGGCGCAGGTTCCGCTGGGGACTCTTCACTATCATTTCGAAACGAAGGAGGCACTCCTCTACTCCGTATTGGATCGGTTGGGATCCGGACTGGCTTTTCGGCTTCGATCCGGCACGGCCGGATCCAAGACTCTGGAAGAATGTATCGCCCGGGCGCTTGATACGGACTGGGAAGTGGTGTGCGAAAGTTTCGATAACCAGATCGTCCAGTACGAGTTGACCTTCTACGCGTTGCGGAACAAGGACATGGCGTGGATCGCAAAGAGTCAATACGAGAACTACATCAGGTTCCATTCCGACGTCTTCTCAACCTTTTTTACTGATCCGTCGCCGGATGTACTAAAGAAGATCAATCGCCTGGCAAGCTTTGCAATGGCGGGTATTGACGGAATTATTACCCAGGAGCTCGTGTTCCGAGGGACACAGGACGTAGAGGACCTCAAGGTGGCGACAATTGCACTCGCTCGACACCTGGGCCTCCTCGGCGCCGCCTAA
- a CDS encoding MYG1 family protein codes for MIPDFLVTHSGGFHADEVLSTVVLTRLFPQARLVRSRAPEWITAGDDRIVYDVGGAYDAAARIFDHHQRGAPQRDDGRPYSSFGLIWKHFGRDYLAALSVPDAFIETVHGAFDANFVLPVDLVDNGALSPDSAGLLTSLTLPSLLETLKPVFDEPDPKAINRAFHSATAIAGSFVEAKIEGINAKLRAEALVLRAIGAVGKGRVLELPMGMPFRSAIVKAGADHLLFVIHPRETDWCLTGIRRSEEGFDLRADLPAAWAGLTGNDLEMATGVEGASFCHNGRFIAAAKTREAALALADLAVKDAEQRAG; via the coding sequence ATGATCCCCGATTTTCTCGTCACGCATTCCGGCGGTTTTCATGCGGACGAAGTGTTGTCCACCGTCGTCCTCACGCGGCTTTTCCCGCAAGCGCGGCTGGTTCGAAGCAGGGCACCGGAATGGATCACGGCGGGCGATGATCGTATCGTCTACGATGTCGGTGGCGCCTATGATGCGGCGGCTCGGATCTTTGATCATCACCAGCGTGGAGCACCTCAGCGCGACGACGGTCGGCCCTACAGTTCATTCGGGTTGATCTGGAAGCATTTTGGCCGCGACTATCTGGCCGCCCTCTCGGTCCCGGACGCCTTTATTGAAACCGTGCACGGCGCTTTCGATGCGAACTTCGTGTTGCCGGTCGACCTCGTCGATAATGGTGCACTTAGCCCGGATAGCGCCGGCCTGCTGACCAGCCTGACGCTGCCTTCATTGCTGGAAACATTGAAACCCGTCTTCGACGAGCCGGATCCGAAGGCGATCAATCGGGCATTCCATTCGGCGACGGCGATAGCCGGGAGCTTCGTCGAGGCGAAAATCGAAGGGATAAATGCCAAGCTGCGGGCCGAAGCGCTGGTGTTGCGGGCGATCGGGGCCGTGGGAAAAGGCCGGGTTCTCGAATTGCCGATGGGCATGCCGTTTCGATCGGCCATCGTCAAAGCAGGTGCGGATCATCTGCTGTTCGTCATCCATCCTCGGGAGACCGATTGGTGCCTGACCGGAATTCGCCGCTCCGAGGAGGGGTTCGATCTGCGCGCCGACCTTCCCGCGGCCTGGGCGGGACTTACCGGGAACGACCTCGAGATGGCAACGGGCGTTGAAGGCGCGAGCTTCTGCCACAATGGCCGCTTTATCGCTGCCGCCAAAACGCGAGAGGCAGCACTTGCACTGGCCGATCTGGCGGTCAAAGACGCAGAGCAAAGAGCCGGTTGA
- a CDS encoding cupin domain-containing protein: protein MISLPMHVIAFRKGATEAKETITSDPAVVDQPYRARSWRHFANAEKGAIAGIWEAEPHLERVTCEYDELCHILEGNVRLTDTAGVAQVFGPGESFVVAAGFKGIWENLTPVRKVFFILA, encoded by the coding sequence ATGATCTCCCTCCCCATGCATGTCATCGCCTTCCGCAAGGGCGCCACCGAGGCGAAGGAAACTATCACCTCGGATCCGGCGGTGGTCGATCAACCCTACCGCGCACGCAGTTGGCGGCACTTCGCGAATGCAGAGAAGGGTGCCATCGCAGGCATTTGGGAAGCAGAGCCTCATCTCGAACGGGTCACCTGTGAGTATGACGAGCTCTGCCACATCCTCGAGGGCAACGTTCGCCTCACGGACACGGCCGGCGTTGCTCAAGTGTTCGGGCCAGGCGAAAGTTTCGTCGTGGCCGCAGGTTTCAAGGGTATCTGGGAGAACCTCACCCCTGTCAGGAAGGTCTTTTTCATTCTCGCTTAG
- a CDS encoding TIM barrel protein, translating into MIKRALNQKTARYLSYEAFLDLAQELDCVGVEPRNDLGRPLFDGLAPRRAGEMARERGLKLLGLSEVYPFNDWSAERADAIRGLIEASIESGAETFSLIPRVDGGETEDGIRQVRLREAMREILPMLDGHNVVALIEPIGFASSSLKSKAELVDAIEAVGGRRKFKMVHDTFQHAIAGGGPIFPEYTAMVHISGISDPIPRLDERLDTERILVDRDDRCATLEQITDFLAAGYEGPFSFECTSPVVQRSDTLRDDLKRSFEFIEMSLAAN; encoded by the coding sequence ATGATCAAGCGCGCCCTGAACCAAAAGACAGCTCGCTATCTGTCCTACGAGGCTTTCCTGGATCTGGCACAGGAACTCGATTGCGTGGGTGTCGAGCCGCGTAACGATCTTGGCCGCCCGCTGTTCGATGGGCTCGCTCCTCGTCGAGCAGGCGAGATGGCGCGAGAAAGAGGACTGAAGTTGCTCGGTCTCAGCGAGGTCTATCCTTTCAACGATTGGTCGGCAGAAAGAGCCGATGCGATCAGGGGGCTCATCGAGGCGAGCATCGAAAGCGGAGCCGAGACCTTCAGTCTTATTCCGCGCGTTGATGGAGGAGAGACTGAAGACGGAATTCGGCAGGTAAGGCTCCGCGAGGCGATGCGCGAGATACTTCCGATGCTTGACGGCCACAACGTGGTAGCGCTCATCGAACCGATCGGCTTTGCGTCCTCCTCTTTGAAAAGCAAGGCGGAGCTTGTCGATGCCATAGAGGCTGTGGGTGGGAGAAGAAAGTTCAAGATGGTGCACGACACGTTCCAGCATGCAATTGCCGGGGGAGGCCCCATTTTTCCAGAATACACCGCCATGGTGCACATATCCGGCATATCGGATCCGATACCTCGCCTCGACGAACGACTTGATACCGAACGGATCCTCGTCGATCGCGATGATCGCTGCGCAACGCTCGAACAGATCACCGACTTCCTGGCGGCGGGGTACGAGGGGCCGTTTTCCTTTGAATGCACGAGCCCGGTTGTTCAGCGGAGCGATACGCTCAGGGACGACTTAAAACGATCATTCGAATTCATCGAGATGTCCTTGGCTGCCAACTAG
- a CDS encoding APC family permease, whose product MSGVQQAGLRKNAIGVAGIVFFVVAAAAPLTVVVGSVPLAISMGGGVGIPALFLIAGLIYLLFAVGYCAMSRYSGNAGAFYTFVTRGLNPLCGAGSAFMALLAYNAVQFALYGGFGYFLSEALKSHWGIEIPWFALVVVTLGIVHFCGERDIEFSGKLLAALLIGETAIVLAIDIAILLTNGNGHGFTAVPFSPSQIFVPGLGIGLIFAICAFLGFEATAIFSEEARDPVRTIPRATYLAVIGIMLFYAFSAWAIIQGYGVSGAIEMATNDPSNLWLKICSELLGTGASTLMNILVLTSMFAAILAFHNSITRYLFSMGREQLLWNGLARTHGTHQSPYIAGRVQSIAALICMGAFAAFGQDPYLIIYSWMAALSTIGMIAVQVLACLAVIGFFWKNPRDTNLWQRLLAPAASALCLVISLALVIDNLALMSGSDSWVVRSFPYLVLLTGVAGALCAFRLKSADPAKYRAMGLSVAE is encoded by the coding sequence ATGTCTGGTGTGCAACAAGCAGGCTTACGCAAGAACGCCATTGGCGTAGCAGGAATCGTTTTCTTCGTGGTAGCGGCAGCGGCGCCGCTGACCGTGGTGGTGGGCAGCGTGCCGCTCGCAATCAGCATGGGGGGTGGCGTCGGCATTCCCGCATTGTTCCTGATCGCCGGGCTGATCTACCTTCTCTTCGCAGTAGGCTATTGCGCGATGAGCCGGTACAGCGGCAACGCGGGCGCCTTCTATACCTTCGTCACCCGTGGTCTTAACCCGCTTTGCGGCGCCGGTTCCGCCTTCATGGCGCTGCTGGCGTACAACGCGGTGCAATTCGCCCTTTATGGAGGATTCGGCTACTTTCTCAGCGAGGCCCTGAAGAGCCACTGGGGCATCGAGATACCATGGTTTGCCCTAGTCGTCGTGACGCTCGGCATCGTGCACTTCTGCGGCGAACGCGACATTGAATTCAGCGGCAAGCTACTCGCGGCTCTGCTGATCGGCGAAACCGCCATCGTCCTGGCAATCGACATCGCCATTCTCCTAACCAACGGCAATGGCCATGGTTTCACTGCGGTACCCTTCAGCCCGTCGCAGATTTTCGTGCCGGGGCTTGGTATCGGCCTGATTTTCGCGATCTGCGCATTCCTCGGTTTCGAGGCCACAGCTATCTTCTCAGAGGAGGCCCGCGACCCCGTGCGTACCATTCCGCGCGCCACCTATCTCGCGGTCATCGGCATCATGCTGTTTTATGCTTTCTCCGCCTGGGCCATCATCCAAGGGTACGGCGTCAGCGGCGCTATAGAAATGGCGACCAACGACCCGAGCAACCTTTGGCTGAAGATTTGCAGCGAACTGTTGGGCACTGGCGCATCGACCCTGATGAACATCCTCGTGCTCACCAGCATGTTCGCTGCGATCCTTGCCTTCCACAACTCCATCACCCGCTACCTGTTTTCCATGGGCCGCGAGCAATTGCTGTGGAACGGCCTGGCACGCACACACGGCACCCACCAGTCGCCATACATCGCCGGGCGGGTACAATCCATCGCCGCGCTGATCTGCATGGGAGCTTTCGCTGCCTTCGGCCAGGACCCCTACCTGATCATCTATTCCTGGATGGCCGCCCTGTCGACGATCGGCATGATTGCCGTGCAGGTACTCGCATGCCTGGCAGTGATTGGGTTCTTCTGGAAAAACCCACGCGACACCAACCTCTGGCAACGCCTGTTGGCCCCTGCCGCCAGCGCGCTTTGCCTCGTCATCTCGCTGGCTCTGGTGATCGACAATCTCGCGCTGATGAGCGGTTCGGACTCCTGGGTGGTCCGCTCCTTCCCATACCTGGTGTTACTCACCGGTGTTGCCGGTGCGCTCTGCGCGTTCCGCCTGAAAAGCGCCGACCCGGCGAAGTATCGCGCGATGGGGTTGTCCGTGGCGGAATGA
- the iolB gene encoding 5-deoxy-glucuronate isomerase, translating into MADLLRKPFGSHGKIHEITPQSAGWRFVGFSVYRLRAGETAEEATGDREVILVMVEGKAEIQAAGQDWGLLGDRMNVFEKTPPHCLYVPNASDWRAVAKSDCTIAVCTAPGRGGHSARRIGPLGITLTSRGKGTNTRHINNIAMEGEDYCDSLLVTEVFTPAGHWSSYPSHRHDEDDFPRITYLEETYYHRLDPASGFGVQRVYTDDGSLDETMAVKDHDVVLVPRGHHPCGAPYGFEMYYLNVMAGPLRKWRFVPAPEVEWILERDTK; encoded by the coding sequence ATGGCTGATCTATTGCGTAAACCGTTCGGAAGCCACGGCAAGATTCATGAAATCACTCCACAGTCGGCTGGCTGGCGTTTCGTCGGCTTTTCCGTCTATCGCTTGCGGGCGGGGGAGACTGCCGAGGAGGCGACAGGTGACCGCGAGGTCATACTTGTCATGGTCGAGGGAAAGGCCGAGATCCAGGCCGCCGGGCAGGATTGGGGGCTCCTCGGCGATCGGATGAACGTCTTTGAAAAGACGCCGCCTCATTGCCTCTATGTTCCGAATGCCAGCGACTGGCGCGCCGTGGCAAAGAGTGATTGCACGATCGCCGTTTGCACAGCGCCCGGCAGGGGCGGCCATTCTGCTCGCCGCATCGGACCTCTCGGCATCACGCTCACGTCCCGTGGAAAGGGCACCAATACGCGGCACATCAACAACATTGCGATGGAGGGCGAGGACTATTGCGACAGCCTGCTGGTGACCGAGGTCTTCACGCCCGCCGGCCATTGGTCGTCTTATCCGAGCCACAGACATGACGAGGACGATTTCCCGCGCATCACCTATCTCGAAGAGACCTACTACCACCGTCTCGACCCTGCCTCGGGGTTCGGTGTCCAGCGTGTCTATACCGACGACGGGAGCCTTGATGAAACCATGGCGGTAAAGGACCACGACGTTGTCCTGGTTCCGCGTGGTCATCACCCTTGTGGCGCTCCCTACGGCTTCGAAATGTACTACCTCAACGTCATGGCGGGACCGTTGCGCAAGTGGCGGTTTGTTCCAGCGCCCGAGGTGGAGTGGATTTTGGAGCGCGACACCAAATGA